The following are from one region of the Aquirufa lenticrescens genome:
- a CDS encoding helix-turn-helix transcriptional regulator, with protein MNTTDRLKELNNLFLRKTFPLRAATVSDYFTEHFDQISYSERSFSRDLKALKEKLAERYPSLEETEGDLIRYSKSENCFYYIRDDISAFPSFSEKELDQIASIIDFNKHLFTGGNGNGIVNKLRAISLENNLTKHEELANWPAIELINEGDRSGSEHVKFLVDAVAGKKCIEISHKGLAATSKVKTVYGLPLLIKEYNNGWYTGWYLLFQEVTEIQTHISLDKLRLFALDRIESIRLSQTTIKTRIHPDFQPADFFKNSLGLFRGTSAAERILIRVREDSWIKEYIAKYPVHPSQKTMDAFHYELSVEINEELENFLLRYSTELQVIDPPLLREKVRKKLETALSHYQ; from the coding sequence ATGAACACGACAGATCGACTCAAAGAGCTGAATAACCTATTTCTGCGAAAGACTTTTCCCTTGCGTGCGGCAACGGTGAGTGATTATTTCACGGAACATTTTGACCAAATCAGCTATAGCGAACGTAGTTTCAGCCGCGACCTGAAAGCATTGAAGGAAAAATTGGCGGAACGCTACCCTAGCCTGGAAGAGACGGAAGGCGATTTAATCCGCTATTCGAAATCGGAGAACTGCTTCTATTATATCCGCGATGATATCAGCGCCTTCCCCTCTTTCTCCGAAAAGGAATTAGACCAAATCGCGTCCATCATCGATTTCAACAAACATTTATTCACAGGGGGCAATGGAAATGGGATTGTGAATAAGTTGCGGGCGATCTCTTTGGAAAACAACCTCACAAAACACGAAGAACTAGCAAACTGGCCAGCTATCGAATTAATCAATGAGGGCGATCGCTCCGGTTCCGAACACGTCAAATTCTTAGTGGATGCCGTAGCAGGAAAGAAGTGCATCGAAATTTCACACAAAGGATTAGCGGCCACATCGAAAGTGAAAACAGTCTATGGACTGCCCTTGCTGATCAAGGAATACAATAATGGCTGGTACACTGGCTGGTATTTGTTATTTCAAGAGGTTACAGAAATACAAACACACATTTCGCTAGATAAACTTCGACTCTTTGCTTTGGATCGAATCGAATCCATTCGACTAAGTCAAACGACTATTAAAACGCGGATTCATCCCGATTTTCAGCCGGCTGATTTTTTCAAAAACAGCTTAGGTTTATTCCGGGGTACTAGTGCTGCTGAGCGCATCCTAATTCGAGTACGGGAAGATTCCTGGATCAAAGAATATATCGCTAAATATCCCGTTCACCCATCGCAAAAAACAATGGATGCCTTTCATTATGAATTATCAGTAGAAATTAACGAGGAACTTGAAAATTTTCTACTACGCTATTCCACTGAATTACAAGTAATTGACCCTCCCTTATTACGCGAGAAGGTTCGTAAAAAATTAGAGACTGCCCTTTCTCATTATCAATAA